From the genome of bacterium, one region includes:
- a CDS encoding DUF1028 domain-containing protein, with product MLTPIPPGARRLLLIAVALCASNAAAVERPVATYSIVARDSATGQLGVAVQSHWFSVGPIVPWAEAGVGAIATQSLVKIDYGPEGLERLKAGQSPQAALEAMLAADSGRAVRQVAIVDAQGRVAAHTGSKCIAHAGHITGEAFSVQANLMEDSTVPRAMAQAYHENSSRPFAERLLAALVAAEGEKGDIRGRQSAAMLIVDGQTHEKPWQGKVLELRIEDHPAPLEELARILRIANAYDFMNRGDLFAEKQMWDSAAWAYGSAEQIAPEIVELPFWHAVTLASAGRVDDALPIFRRVFAAEPQRWLPLIDRLVPSGLLPNDPALVARIKSVAP from the coding sequence ATGCTCACACCAATCCCACCCGGCGCGCGACGGTTATTGCTGATCGCGGTGGCGCTCTGCGCCTCCAACGCCGCCGCCGTCGAACGCCCCGTTGCCACCTATTCCATTGTCGCCCGCGATTCCGCCACCGGCCAGTTGGGCGTGGCGGTGCAATCGCATTGGTTTTCTGTCGGCCCGATCGTCCCCTGGGCCGAGGCCGGCGTCGGCGCCATCGCCACCCAATCGCTGGTCAAAATCGACTATGGCCCCGAAGGTCTGGAGCGGCTGAAGGCCGGGCAGTCGCCACAGGCGGCGCTCGAGGCGATGCTGGCGGCCGACAGCGGACGCGCGGTGCGCCAGGTCGCCATCGTTGACGCACAGGGACGCGTTGCCGCCCACACCGGCTCGAAATGCATCGCCCACGCCGGCCACATCACCGGCGAGGCCTTCTCGGTGCAGGCAAACCTGATGGAAGACTCCACCGTGCCGCGCGCCATGGCCCAGGCCTATCACGAGAATTCATCGCGGCCGTTCGCCGAACGCCTGCTGGCGGCGCTGGTCGCCGCCGAAGGCGAAAAAGGCGACATCCGCGGCCGTCAGTCGGCCGCGATGCTCATCGTTGACGGTCAAACGCACGAGAAACCCTGGCAGGGCAAAGTCCTCGAGTTGCGCATCGAGGATCACCCCGCCCCGCTGGAGGAACTGGCGCGCATCCTCCGGATTGCCAATGCCTATGATTTCATGAACCGCGGCGACTTGTTTGCGGAAAAACAGATGTGGGACTCGGCCGCCTGGGCCTATGGTTCCGCCGAGCAGATTGCGCCGGAGATTGTCGAGTTGCCCTTTTGGCACGCCGTGACGCTGGCTTCAGCGGGACGAGTGGACGACGCCCTGCCAATCTTTCGCCGTGTCTTCGCCGCCGAGCCACAGCGCTGGCTGCCGTTGATCGACCGTCTGGTCCCGTCAGGGCTGCTGCCGAATGATCCGGCACTGGTCGCACGCATCAAGTCAGTCGCGCCCTAG